The following proteins come from a genomic window of Gossypium raimondii isolate GPD5lz unplaced genomic scaffold, ASM2569854v1 Contig00047, whole genome shotgun sequence:
- the LOC128036819 gene encoding disease resistance-like protein DSC1 isoform X4, whose amino-acid sequence MMNLEGSQNLIKTPDFTTASNLEVLILKGCTKLVDIHPSIAVLKSLQVLNLRDCKSLSSLPTITGMESLETLILSGCSSLVRFPEIDGKMERLKTLDLSGCYRVENLSENLQHAKFLEELDLRETAITELPSFIFQFKNLKVLSFNGFKRGRKNSMAPMLPSLSGLSSLRELNLRDCNLCEGDIPRDISGLSSLEELNLSGNNFTSIPASLTRLSKLEELILSNCNMCTLGEVDIHGLSSLERLFLNGNNFITVPLALAQLSKLKLLGLSNCMKLNSLPELPTSIEEVWLDGCSSLEVVASPSKVCKLVDSAAIIAFNCFKLAENINALTLLRKHLKAFANSRKMFDIIMPGSEIAEWFSQQKGDFFIKIPLPINLQEDSEWIGVACCCIFVNSDASRDAGFIDCRALMYGRNHRRIEGGGYLVGKRFNMPIMKDHIFLRYWSRDKLYPFSLKDKYGGCETNNLRATGLDHKCDGLCVFFNGHSLKVKKCGVRIVYEKDLEEIEELQCHITQSSPDFEHIHQHSAQNDGSVGSTSDIKQKRNISEEAEEEGLQPKLMQKFFKFIMGQSGKKH is encoded by the exons ATGATGAACCTTGAAGGGTCCCAAAACCTGATCAAGACACCAGATTTCACAACGGCATCAAATCTTGAAGTTCTAATATTGAAAGGTTGTACCAAATTAGTGGATATTCATCCATCAATCGCAGTACTTAAGAGCCTTCAAGTTTTGAATTTAAGAGATTGCAAAAGTCTTAGTAGTCTTCCGACCATAACTGGAATGGAATCTCTTGAAACATTAATTCTTTCGGGTTGCTCAAGTCTTGTAAGGTTTCCGGAGATTGATGGGAAAATGGAACGTCTAAAAACTCTAGATCTTTCCGGTTGTTATAGAGTTGAAAATTTATCAGAGAATTTGCAGCATGCAAAGTTTTTGGAAGAGCTCGACTTGAGAGAAACAGCCATAACAGAACTACCATccttcatttttcaatttaaaaatcttaaagttCTGTCTTTCAATGGATtcaaaagaggaagaaaaaattCCATGGCTCCGATGTTACCTTCATTGTCAGGTTTGAGTTCATTAAGAGAGTTGAATCTAAGGGACTGCAATCTTTGTGAAGGAGATATTCCACGTGATATTTCTGGTCTATCCTCTTTGGAAGAACTTAATCTTAGTGGTAACAATTTCACCAGCATACCTGCATCTCTTACTCGACTCTCCAAGCTTGAAGAGCTTATATTGTCAAATTGCAACATGTGCACTCTTGGTGAAGTAGATATTCATGGTCTATCCTCTTTGGAACGGCTTTTTCTTAACGGTAACAATTTCATCACCGTTCCTTTGGCTCTGGCTCAACTTTCCAAGCTTAAATTGCTTGGATTATCAAATTGCATGAAGCTTAACTCGTTGCCTGAGCTACCAACAAGTATAGAAGAAGTGTGGCTAGATGGTTGTTCTTCACTTGAAGTAGTTGCAAGTCCATCAAAAGTATGCAAGTTAGTGGATTCGGCTGCTATTATAGCCTTTAACTGCTTCAAATTGGCTGAGAATATCAACGCATTAACACTGCTGAGAAAACATCTTAAG gCATTTgcaaattcaagaaaaatgttTGATATTATCATGCCAGGAAGTGAAATCGCAGAATGGTTTAGCCAACAAAAAGGTGACTTCTTTATTAAGATTCCCTTACCTATCAACCTTCAAGAGGATAGTGAATGGATTGGAGTTGCTTGTTGCTGCATTTTTGTCAATAGTGATGCTTCAAGGGATGCGGGCTTTATCGACTGTCGAGCGTTAATGTATGGTAGAAATCATCGACGGATTGAGGGTGGAGGCTATTTGGTGGGTAAACGATTCAACATGCCCATAATGAAAGATCACATTTTTCTTCGTTATTGGTCGCGTGATAAATTATATCCATTTTCCTTGAAGGATAAATATGGTGGCTGTGAAACCAATAATTTACGGGCAACAGGCTTAGATCATAAATGTGATGGGCTTTGTGTGTTTTTCAATGGTCATAGCCTTAAGGTGAAGAAGTGTGGTGTTAGAATAGTGTATGAGAAAGATTTGGAAGAAATAGAAGAGTTGCAGTGCCATATCACTCAATCTTCACCAGATTTTGAACACATCCACCAACACTCTGCTCAAAACGATGGATCAGTAGGTAGCACTTCTGACATAAAACAAAAACGAAATATCTCCGAGGAAGCGGAGGAAGAGGGGCTGCAACCAAAATTGATgcaaaaatttttcaaatttataatggGCCAATCAGGGAAGAAGCATTAA
- the LOC128036819 gene encoding disease resistance-like protein DSC1 isoform X3 — translation MPSQNEKLRLLKVLCLLNCDDLKFLSNELRLLDWKGCPLRSLPSSFQPDNLVALLLSYSRIQQLWKGNRPLCKLKMMNLEGSQNLIKTPDFTTASNLEVLILKGCTKLVDIHPSIAVLKSLQVLNLRDCKSLSSLPTITGMESLETLILSGCSSLVRFPEIDGKMERLKTLDLSGCYRVENLSENLQHAKFLEELDLRETAITELPSFIFQFKNLKVLSFNGFKRGRKNSMAPMLPSLSGLSSLRELNLRDCNLCEGDIPRDISGLSSLEELNLSGNNFTSIPASLTRLSKLEELILSNCNMCTLGEVDIHGLSSLERLFLNGNNFITVPLALAQLSKLKLLGLSNCMKLNSLPELPTSIEEVWLDGCSSLEVVASPSKVCKLVDSAAIIAFNCFKLAENINALTLLRKHLKAFANSRKMFDIIMPGSEIAEWFSQQKGDFFIKIPLPINLQEDSEWIGVACCCIFVNSDASRDAGFIDCRALMYGRNHRRIEGGGYLDKYGGCETNNLRATGLDHKCDGLCVFFNGHSLKVKKCGVRIVYEKDLEEIEELQCHITQSSPDFEHIHQHSAQNDGSVGSTSDIKQKRNISEEAEEEGLQPKLMQKFFKFIMGQSGKKH, via the exons ATGCcttctcaaaatgaaaaattgagatTGCTCAAAGTGCTTTGCCTATTAAATTGTGATGATctcaaatttctttctaatgAGCTACGGCTTTTAGATTGGAAAGGATGCCCTTTAAGATCGTTACCTTCAAGCTTTCAACCGGACAACCTTGTTGCACTTCTTTTATCATATAGTCGCATTCAACAACTATGGAAGGGAAACAGA CCCTTGTGTAAGCTGAAAATGATGAACCTTGAAGGGTCCCAAAACCTGATCAAGACACCAGATTTCACAACGGCATCAAATCTTGAAGTTCTAATATTGAAAGGTTGTACCAAATTAGTGGATATTCATCCATCAATCGCAGTACTTAAGAGCCTTCAAGTTTTGAATTTAAGAGATTGCAAAAGTCTTAGTAGTCTTCCGACCATAACTGGAATGGAATCTCTTGAAACATTAATTCTTTCGGGTTGCTCAAGTCTTGTAAGGTTTCCGGAGATTGATGGGAAAATGGAACGTCTAAAAACTCTAGATCTTTCCGGTTGTTATAGAGTTGAAAATTTATCAGAGAATTTGCAGCATGCAAAGTTTTTGGAAGAGCTCGACTTGAGAGAAACAGCCATAACAGAACTACCATccttcatttttcaatttaaaaatcttaaagttCTGTCTTTCAATGGATtcaaaagaggaagaaaaaattCCATGGCTCCGATGTTACCTTCATTGTCAGGTTTGAGTTCATTAAGAGAGTTGAATCTAAGGGACTGCAATCTTTGTGAAGGAGATATTCCACGTGATATTTCTGGTCTATCCTCTTTGGAAGAACTTAATCTTAGTGGTAACAATTTCACCAGCATACCTGCATCTCTTACTCGACTCTCCAAGCTTGAAGAGCTTATATTGTCAAATTGCAACATGTGCACTCTTGGTGAAGTAGATATTCATGGTCTATCCTCTTTGGAACGGCTTTTTCTTAACGGTAACAATTTCATCACCGTTCCTTTGGCTCTGGCTCAACTTTCCAAGCTTAAATTGCTTGGATTATCAAATTGCATGAAGCTTAACTCGTTGCCTGAGCTACCAACAAGTATAGAAGAAGTGTGGCTAGATGGTTGTTCTTCACTTGAAGTAGTTGCAAGTCCATCAAAAGTATGCAAGTTAGTGGATTCGGCTGCTATTATAGCCTTTAACTGCTTCAAATTGGCTGAGAATATCAACGCATTAACACTGCTGAGAAAACATCTTAAG gCATTTgcaaattcaagaaaaatgttTGATATTATCATGCCAGGAAGTGAAATCGCAGAATGGTTTAGCCAACAAAAAGGTGACTTCTTTATTAAGATTCCCTTACCTATCAACCTTCAAGAGGATAGTGAATGGATTGGAGTTGCTTGTTGCTGCATTTTTGTCAATAGTGATGCTTCAAGGGATGCGGGCTTTATCGACTGTCGAGCGTTAATGTATGGTAGAAATCATCGACGGATTGAGGGTGGAGGCTATTTG GATAAATATGGTGGCTGTGAAACCAATAATTTACGGGCAACAGGCTTAGATCATAAATGTGATGGGCTTTGTGTGTTTTTCAATGGTCATAGCCTTAAGGTGAAGAAGTGTGGTGTTAGAATAGTGTATGAGAAAGATTTGGAAGAAATAGAAGAGTTGCAGTGCCATATCACTCAATCTTCACCAGATTTTGAACACATCCACCAACACTCTGCTCAAAACGATGGATCAGTAGGTAGCACTTCTGACATAAAACAAAAACGAAATATCTCCGAGGAAGCGGAGGAAGAGGGGCTGCAACCAAAATTGATgcaaaaatttttcaaatttataatggGCCAATCAGGGAAGAAGCATTAA
- the LOC128036819 gene encoding disease resistance-like protein DSC1 isoform X1: protein MPSQNEKLRLLKVLCLLNCDDLKFLSNELRLLDWKGCPLRSLPSSFQPDNLVALLLSYSRIQQLWKGNRPLCKLKMMNLEGSQNLIKTPDFTTASNLEVLILKGCTKLVDIHPSIAVLKSLQVLNLRDCKSLSSLPTITGMESLETLILSGCSSLVRFPEIDGKMERLKTLDLSGCYRVENLSENLQHAKFLEELDLRETAITELPSFIFQFKNLKVLSFNGFKRGRKNSMAPMLPSLSGLSSLRELNLRDCNLCEGDIPRDISGLSSLEELNLSGNNFTSIPASLTRLSKLEELILSNCNMCTLGEVDIHGLSSLERLFLNGNNFITVPLALAQLSKLKLLGLSNCMKLNSLPELPTSIEEVWLDGCSSLEVVASPSKVCKLVDSAAIIAFNCFKLAENINALTLLRKHLKAFANSRKMFDIIMPGSEIAEWFSQQKGDFFIKIPLPINLQEDSEWIGVACCCIFVNSDASRDAGFIDCRALMYGRNHRRIEGGGYLVGKRFNMPIMKDHIFLRYWSRDKLYPFSLKDKYGGCETNNLRATGLDHKCDGLCVFFNGHSLKVKKCGVRIVYEKDLEEIEELQCHITQSSPDFEHIHQHSAQNDGSVGSTSDIKQKRNISEEAEEEGLQPKLMQKFFKFIMGQSGKKH from the exons ATGCcttctcaaaatgaaaaattgagatTGCTCAAAGTGCTTTGCCTATTAAATTGTGATGATctcaaatttctttctaatgAGCTACGGCTTTTAGATTGGAAAGGATGCCCTTTAAGATCGTTACCTTCAAGCTTTCAACCGGACAACCTTGTTGCACTTCTTTTATCATATAGTCGCATTCAACAACTATGGAAGGGAAACAGA CCCTTGTGTAAGCTGAAAATGATGAACCTTGAAGGGTCCCAAAACCTGATCAAGACACCAGATTTCACAACGGCATCAAATCTTGAAGTTCTAATATTGAAAGGTTGTACCAAATTAGTGGATATTCATCCATCAATCGCAGTACTTAAGAGCCTTCAAGTTTTGAATTTAAGAGATTGCAAAAGTCTTAGTAGTCTTCCGACCATAACTGGAATGGAATCTCTTGAAACATTAATTCTTTCGGGTTGCTCAAGTCTTGTAAGGTTTCCGGAGATTGATGGGAAAATGGAACGTCTAAAAACTCTAGATCTTTCCGGTTGTTATAGAGTTGAAAATTTATCAGAGAATTTGCAGCATGCAAAGTTTTTGGAAGAGCTCGACTTGAGAGAAACAGCCATAACAGAACTACCATccttcatttttcaatttaaaaatcttaaagttCTGTCTTTCAATGGATtcaaaagaggaagaaaaaattCCATGGCTCCGATGTTACCTTCATTGTCAGGTTTGAGTTCATTAAGAGAGTTGAATCTAAGGGACTGCAATCTTTGTGAAGGAGATATTCCACGTGATATTTCTGGTCTATCCTCTTTGGAAGAACTTAATCTTAGTGGTAACAATTTCACCAGCATACCTGCATCTCTTACTCGACTCTCCAAGCTTGAAGAGCTTATATTGTCAAATTGCAACATGTGCACTCTTGGTGAAGTAGATATTCATGGTCTATCCTCTTTGGAACGGCTTTTTCTTAACGGTAACAATTTCATCACCGTTCCTTTGGCTCTGGCTCAACTTTCCAAGCTTAAATTGCTTGGATTATCAAATTGCATGAAGCTTAACTCGTTGCCTGAGCTACCAACAAGTATAGAAGAAGTGTGGCTAGATGGTTGTTCTTCACTTGAAGTAGTTGCAAGTCCATCAAAAGTATGCAAGTTAGTGGATTCGGCTGCTATTATAGCCTTTAACTGCTTCAAATTGGCTGAGAATATCAACGCATTAACACTGCTGAGAAAACATCTTAAG gCATTTgcaaattcaagaaaaatgttTGATATTATCATGCCAGGAAGTGAAATCGCAGAATGGTTTAGCCAACAAAAAGGTGACTTCTTTATTAAGATTCCCTTACCTATCAACCTTCAAGAGGATAGTGAATGGATTGGAGTTGCTTGTTGCTGCATTTTTGTCAATAGTGATGCTTCAAGGGATGCGGGCTTTATCGACTGTCGAGCGTTAATGTATGGTAGAAATCATCGACGGATTGAGGGTGGAGGCTATTTGGTGGGTAAACGATTCAACATGCCCATAATGAAAGATCACATTTTTCTTCGTTATTGGTCGCGTGATAAATTATATCCATTTTCCTTGAAGGATAAATATGGTGGCTGTGAAACCAATAATTTACGGGCAACAGGCTTAGATCATAAATGTGATGGGCTTTGTGTGTTTTTCAATGGTCATAGCCTTAAGGTGAAGAAGTGTGGTGTTAGAATAGTGTATGAGAAAGATTTGGAAGAAATAGAAGAGTTGCAGTGCCATATCACTCAATCTTCACCAGATTTTGAACACATCCACCAACACTCTGCTCAAAACGATGGATCAGTAGGTAGCACTTCTGACATAAAACAAAAACGAAATATCTCCGAGGAAGCGGAGGAAGAGGGGCTGCAACCAAAATTGATgcaaaaatttttcaaatttataatggGCCAATCAGGGAAGAAGCATTAA
- the LOC128036819 gene encoding disease resistance-like protein DSC1 isoform X10, with protein MPSQNEKLRLLKVLCLLNCDDLKFLSNELRLLDWKGCPLRSLPSSFQPDNLVALLLSYSRIQQLWKGNRPLCKLKMMNLEGSQNLIKTPDFTTASNLEVLILKGCTKLVDIHPSIAVLKSLQVLNLRDCKSLSSLPTITGMESLETLILSGCSSLVRFPEIDGKMERLKTLDLSGCYRVENLSENLQHAKFLEELDLRETAITELPSFIFQFKNLKVLSFNGFKRGRKNSMAPMLPSLSGLSSLRELNLRDCNLCEGDIPRDISGLSSLEELNLSGNNFTSIPASLTRLSKLEELILSNCNMCTLGEVDIHGLSSLERLFLNGNNFITVPLALAQLSKLKLLGLSNCMKLNSLPELPTSIEEVWLDGCSSLEVVASPSKVCKLVDSAAIIAFNCFKLAENINALTLLRKHLKAFANSRKMFDIIMPGSEIAEWFSQQKVMLQGMRALSTVER; from the exons ATGCcttctcaaaatgaaaaattgagatTGCTCAAAGTGCTTTGCCTATTAAATTGTGATGATctcaaatttctttctaatgAGCTACGGCTTTTAGATTGGAAAGGATGCCCTTTAAGATCGTTACCTTCAAGCTTTCAACCGGACAACCTTGTTGCACTTCTTTTATCATATAGTCGCATTCAACAACTATGGAAGGGAAACAGA CCCTTGTGTAAGCTGAAAATGATGAACCTTGAAGGGTCCCAAAACCTGATCAAGACACCAGATTTCACAACGGCATCAAATCTTGAAGTTCTAATATTGAAAGGTTGTACCAAATTAGTGGATATTCATCCATCAATCGCAGTACTTAAGAGCCTTCAAGTTTTGAATTTAAGAGATTGCAAAAGTCTTAGTAGTCTTCCGACCATAACTGGAATGGAATCTCTTGAAACATTAATTCTTTCGGGTTGCTCAAGTCTTGTAAGGTTTCCGGAGATTGATGGGAAAATGGAACGTCTAAAAACTCTAGATCTTTCCGGTTGTTATAGAGTTGAAAATTTATCAGAGAATTTGCAGCATGCAAAGTTTTTGGAAGAGCTCGACTTGAGAGAAACAGCCATAACAGAACTACCATccttcatttttcaatttaaaaatcttaaagttCTGTCTTTCAATGGATtcaaaagaggaagaaaaaattCCATGGCTCCGATGTTACCTTCATTGTCAGGTTTGAGTTCATTAAGAGAGTTGAATCTAAGGGACTGCAATCTTTGTGAAGGAGATATTCCACGTGATATTTCTGGTCTATCCTCTTTGGAAGAACTTAATCTTAGTGGTAACAATTTCACCAGCATACCTGCATCTCTTACTCGACTCTCCAAGCTTGAAGAGCTTATATTGTCAAATTGCAACATGTGCACTCTTGGTGAAGTAGATATTCATGGTCTATCCTCTTTGGAACGGCTTTTTCTTAACGGTAACAATTTCATCACCGTTCCTTTGGCTCTGGCTCAACTTTCCAAGCTTAAATTGCTTGGATTATCAAATTGCATGAAGCTTAACTCGTTGCCTGAGCTACCAACAAGTATAGAAGAAGTGTGGCTAGATGGTTGTTCTTCACTTGAAGTAGTTGCAAGTCCATCAAAAGTATGCAAGTTAGTGGATTCGGCTGCTATTATAGCCTTTAACTGCTTCAAATTGGCTGAGAATATCAACGCATTAACACTGCTGAGAAAACATCTTAAG gCATTTgcaaattcaagaaaaatgttTGATATTATCATGCCAGGAAGTGAAATCGCAGAATGGTTTAGCCAACAAAAAG TGATGCTTCAAGGGATGCGGGCTTTATCGACTGTCGAGCGTTAA